In Winkia neuii, a genomic segment contains:
- a CDS encoding histidine phosphatase family protein, with protein sequence MKLVLIRHGQTSSNLAGALDTAYPGADLNADGMNQAASLAAGWEDRGLPKLDALYSSFIQRAQQTAAPLAKKFDLDLQVREGLREVRAGELEMNTDAESVTEYLSTLIRWVRGDLSYRMPGAETGQEILDRFDKVVKEAHAKVGEGTAGIVCHGAVMRLYAASRTNQITEQLISQFPVPNTQTTLLEGEPGSFTALTWAGKPIEEWPVRDDAGEPLSSQQAMRAMEGKA encoded by the coding sequence ATGAAACTAGTACTGATTCGCCATGGACAAACGTCGTCGAACCTAGCGGGAGCGCTGGATACAGCTTATCCGGGCGCAGACTTGAATGCGGATGGCATGAACCAAGCTGCCAGTCTTGCCGCGGGCTGGGAGGATCGGGGGCTGCCGAAGCTCGATGCGCTGTACAGTTCCTTTATTCAGCGAGCCCAGCAGACTGCAGCTCCACTGGCGAAGAAGTTCGACCTTGACTTGCAGGTCCGAGAAGGACTCCGAGAGGTTCGTGCTGGTGAACTCGAGATGAACACTGATGCCGAATCAGTTACCGAGTACCTGTCTACGTTGATCAGGTGGGTCAGGGGAGACCTGTCTTACCGAATGCCGGGAGCAGAGACCGGACAAGAAATTCTTGATCGTTTCGACAAGGTTGTAAAAGAGGCCCACGCAAAGGTAGGTGAGGGCACCGCCGGTATCGTCTGTCATGGCGCTGTTATGCGGTTATACGCAGCCTCTCGAACGAATCAGATTACCGAGCAGCTAATATCGCAATTTCCCGTCCCGAATACCCAAACGACTTTATTAGAGGGCGAACCCGGGTCTTTTACGGCTTTGACGTGGGCCGGCAAACCGATAGAGGAATGGCCAGTGCGCGATGATGCAGGCGAGCCACTGTCCTCTCAGCAGGCCATGCGTGCAATGGAAGGTAAAGCGTAA
- a CDS encoding amino acid ABC transporter ATP-binding protein — MSEATSMVKIEGAHKFFGDLHVLQGIDLEIKHGEVCVLLGPSGSGKSTLLRCINELEFISAGRIYLNGELLGMTEEKAPKGILNKWRAHRHGSITPEGTLLKRRSDGEVAKQRSRVGMVFQRFNLFPHMTALQNVMEAPVQVKGVPKEQARKLALQHLDRVGLLDRADHYPSELSGGQQQRVAIARALAMEPELMLFDEPTSALDPELVGEVLGVMKDLAAEGMTMVVVTHEIAFAREVADKVVFLDKGQIVEYGTPEEVIEHPSQPRTREFFDKVL; from the coding sequence ATGAGCGAAGCAACAAGTATGGTCAAAATCGAAGGCGCCCACAAATTTTTTGGTGACCTGCATGTCCTTCAGGGTATTGACCTAGAGATCAAGCACGGCGAGGTATGTGTTCTCCTTGGTCCCTCTGGATCTGGCAAATCAACCCTTTTGCGCTGTATCAACGAATTGGAGTTTATTTCCGCAGGACGTATCTACCTAAATGGCGAACTCCTCGGAATGACCGAGGAAAAGGCCCCTAAAGGGATCCTGAATAAATGGCGCGCTCACCGCCATGGTTCAATTACCCCCGAAGGAACTCTGCTCAAGCGACGTTCTGATGGCGAGGTCGCAAAACAGCGATCTAGAGTTGGGATGGTATTCCAGCGATTTAACCTTTTCCCCCACATGACCGCGTTGCAAAACGTGATGGAAGCACCAGTCCAGGTAAAAGGTGTCCCAAAAGAACAGGCGCGCAAACTCGCTCTGCAACACCTTGATCGCGTCGGTCTGCTTGACCGGGCAGATCACTACCCATCAGAACTATCTGGCGGTCAGCAGCAGCGCGTTGCTATTGCAAGGGCACTAGCTATGGAACCAGAGCTCATGCTGTTTGACGAGCCAACGTCAGCCCTCGACCCTGAGCTAGTTGGCGAAGTACTGGGGGTAATGAAGGATTTGGCCGCCGAAGGTATGACGATGGTTGTGGTTACTCACGAAATAGCTTTTGCCCGTGAGGTCGCGGATAAGGTTGTCTTCCTAGATAAGGGACAGATCGTCGAGTACGGCACTCCCGAAGAAGTAATCGAGCACCCAAGCCAACCTAGAACTCGCGAATTCTTCGACAAAGTGCTTTAA
- a CDS encoding amino acid ABC transporter permease: MEELHRNNPQPVFKPGRLIGAVVVALIALAIINSLVTNPNYRWDVVGQYLFHPSVMRGIVFTLLLTVGAMIIGIILATTMAIMRQSQNPVTKSVAWFYIWFFRGTPIYTQLIFWGLLPTLYQTISLKVPFGPELFSYSTDKILTPGLCALLGLGLNEGAYLAEIIRSGLNSVDRGQTEAATALGMKPAKIMRRIILPQAMRVIIPPTGNETISMLKTTSLVAAVPFTLELQFAVQELGNRTFTPIPLLLVAVFWYLLITSILMVGQYYIERYFGRGFEQRSSTGSKKTAISENSNTAFMDVTP; encoded by the coding sequence ATGGAAGAGCTACATAGGAATAATCCTCAGCCCGTGTTCAAACCGGGCCGATTGATTGGCGCAGTGGTAGTAGCGCTAATTGCACTCGCGATAATCAACTCGCTGGTGACCAATCCCAACTACCGCTGGGATGTTGTTGGCCAGTATTTGTTCCATCCATCAGTAATGCGGGGTATTGTATTCACCCTGCTACTGACGGTAGGAGCTATGATAATAGGCATCATTTTGGCTACTACCATGGCGATTATGCGCCAGAGCCAGAATCCCGTAACAAAGTCTGTAGCGTGGTTTTACATCTGGTTTTTCCGCGGCACTCCAATCTATACCCAGCTCATCTTCTGGGGGCTTCTTCCCACTTTGTACCAGACAATATCTCTCAAAGTACCTTTTGGGCCCGAGCTGTTTTCTTACTCCACCGATAAGATCCTTACTCCAGGACTGTGTGCCCTGCTCGGATTGGGGCTGAACGAGGGCGCGTATCTAGCGGAGATCATTCGCTCGGGTCTAAATTCGGTGGACCGTGGCCAGACCGAGGCAGCTACTGCACTGGGTATGAAACCGGCGAAAATAATGCGCAGAATCATTCTGCCTCAGGCTATGCGCGTGATCATTCCTCCAACCGGCAACGAGACCATTTCGATGCTCAAGACTACCTCTCTGGTAGCCGCTGTTCCCTTTACTTTGGAACTCCAGTTCGCGGTACAGGAACTCGGAAACAGGACATTCACTCCGATTCCCCTACTACTTGTAGCGGTGTTCTGGTACCTGCTGATCACTTCAATTCTTATGGTTGGCCAGTACTACATCGAACGCTACTTTGGCCGCGGTTTCGAACAGCGCTCCTCTACTGGTAGTAAAAAGACTGCAATTTCCGAGAACTCCAACACTGCATTTATGGATGTGACCCCATGA